Below is a genomic region from Marinobacter salarius.
GCATAACGCCCTTCGGCCGGCCGGTGCTGCCAGAGGTGTACACAATGGTGGCCAGTTCATCCGCATCCCGCTGGGTGTTCTCTTCCAGTGGCGGGTACTTGCCCACAAGGTCGTCCCAGGTTTCAAAATTGTTGGGCGGGCTCAGTGGGTAGGAAATACAACGCACGGACTCCGGCACGCCGGACTTCATCTGATCCCAGTCGTCCAGCTTACCGACAAACAGAACCTCGCATTCGCTGTGGTTAAGGATGTAGTTCACCGTATCCGCATTCAGGGTCGGGTAAAGCGGCACGGAGATGTGGCCCGCCATCCAGATGGCCCAGTCCGACATGATCCACTGCGCGCAGTTTTTGGATATGATCCCGACCCGGCTCTTCTCCGGCAGGTTCAGGGATTTCAGGTACGAGGCCATCCGGCGGGCTTCATCCACCGCACGCTTCCAGGTGTATTCGACAACCTTGCCGTCGCCAATGGGCTGAGTCATGTACAGGGAATCCGCCTTGGCGTGTTCCCAGTGATAAACCATATCCAGGGGGAGTTTGTCAGTAGTGTCCATGGACCTTCCTTGCGTTGTGTTATTTTTGAGTTATCGGTGTTTTTATTATGTAAGGGCTGCACTGCATTAGACTTTAGTAGCCTATTTCACCACAGCCGTCACCGTCAAAACGTGACGGAACTAAAACTATTCCACTTCACATGTACTTTTGGCCGGCATACTGCCGCGCGAATCCCTGTAAAAGGTACCTTCCCTTACCCATCAATCCAATAGCCTGTGATAAACTCCCGCCCCATTATAAAACGCGCGTTCGATCTCCCGGCGCGCCCAAACAGTCTGAACAGACCCGGAGACCGGTTTATGGCCAACAAGATTCTGCGTACGCTGATCGGCACCGCCCTACTGGCAATGGCGGCCATTGCACCCGCCATGGCACAGAGCGACGAGCAGCGAGTAGTCGCCATCACCCAGATTGTGGAGCATCCGGCACTGGATGCTGTCTACCAGGGCATCAGGGACGAACTGGAAGCACAGGGATATAACGACGGCGAACAGGTTCGTATCATGCACGAAAGCGCCCAGGGCAACGCCGCCATCGCGTCACAGATTGCCCGCAAATTCGTGGGTGAAGGCCCGGACGTGATCGTCGCCATCGCCACGCCGTCGGCCCAGACCATGGCCGCCGCCGCTCGCCAGACTCCAGTCGTCTTCTCAGCGGTAACCGACCCAGTCGGCGCCAAGCTGGTGAAAAGCCTGAAGGCTCCGGGAGCCAACATCACCGGCGTGACCGACATGCTGCCCATCGAACGCCACCTCGACCTGCTCGAGCGGGTGGTGCCAGACGCCAAACGCATCGGCACCGTCTACAACCCCGGCGAAGCCAACGCAGTGGCTCTGGTGGAGCTGCTTGAAGAGCGCCTGCAGGCCCGTGACATGGAACTGGTTAAAGCCGCCGCCACCAAGACCTCGGAAGTGCTCGGTGCTGCGCGTTCCCTGGTGGGCAAAGCAGACGCCATCTACCTGACCACCGACAACACCGTGATCAGCGCCGTGGAAGCGGTCATCTCCGTGGGCGAGCGTGCCAGCATTCCGGTCTTCGCCGCTGACACCGCCACCGTCGGCCGTGGCGCCGTTGCTGCCCTTGGCTTCGACTACTACGACCACGGCCGCCAGACCGGCGCCATGGTGGCCCGCATCCTGGAAGGTGCCAACCCCGGTGACATGAATGTGGAATCCGTGGACACCCTGGAACTGTTCGTGAACCCCGCTGCCGCAGAGCGCATGGGCATTACCCTGTCCGACGACCTGATCAGCGACGCGAAAAAAGTCGTAAACAGCGACAAGTAATCCACTGTTAGCGGGCAGCCTCACAAGGGCTGCCCGTTTTCATTTACGGTGACCCTATCCCATGCTTAGTAACATTGCGTTTTATGGCGCCATCGAAACCGGCCTGATCTACGGGCTGGTCGCCTTCGGTATCTACCTGTCGTTTCGCGTACTCGACTTCCCGGACCTGACCGTGGATGGCAGCTTTCCCCTGGGTGCGGCTGTAGCAGCCGTCCTCATTATTGAGGGCGTTAACCCCTGGTTGGCCACCGGTGCTGCCGTTATCGCTGGCATGGGCGCCGGGGCGGTAACCGCCCTGCTGAACGTCAAGCTCAACATTCTCAACTTGCTGGCGTCCATCCTCACCATGATCGCGCTGTATTCGGTGAACCTGCGCATCATGGGCCGGCCCAACATCGCCCTGCTCACCGAGGAAACCGTCCTCACACCCTGGTACGACCTTGGCCTGGCCTACCATCAGGTGCCGGTACTGTTATTCATCATCGTGGTGATGGTAAGCCTGTTGCTGCTGTGGCGGTTCATGAAATCCGAAACCGGGCTGGCCATGCGCGCCACCGGCGCCAACCCGCGAATGGCCCGTGCACAAGGTATCGCCACCGGTGCCATGATTGTGCTGGGGGTTGCCGTCTCTAACGGTTTGGTAGGCCTCGCCGGTGCCCTGTTCGCGCAAAGCCAGGGTGCTGCGGACGTGACCATGGGTGTTGGCGTGATTGTCATTGGCCTGGCCTCCCTTATCGGTGGTGAAGCCGTGCTTACGCCGTCCAGTGTTCTCCGAGCCCTGATTGCCTGTGTGATCGGCGCCATCGTCTACCGCCTGGCCATCGCCCTGGCGTTGAATGCGGACTTCCTGGGGCTACAGGCCCAGGACCTGAACCTGATCACCGCCGTGCTGGTCACCCTGGCCATTGTGCTGCCAGGTGTTCGCACGTCCGTTGCCGCGCGGTTGACCCGCAAAAAGGCCTGAGGAGGAAGCATGATTACAGCAACCGACCTGACCCTGACCTTTGGCAAGGGCACGCCGCTTGAAAACCCGGCCCTCCGAGGCATGAGCCTGACCGTCAACCAGGGCGAATTCGTCACCGTGATTGGCAGCAACGGCGCCGGCAAATCCACCTTCCTCAACGCCCTCGCCGGTGAGGTCATGGTGGACAACGGCAACATCATTGTCGACAACCAGGACGTGACAAAGCTGCCCACCCACAAACGCTCCGGCCGTGTTGCCCGCGTTTTCCAGGACCCTCTGGCGGGCACCTGCGAAGGCCTGACCATCGAGGAAAACCTCGCCCTGGCCATCAAGCGCGGCCAACGCCGTGGGTTGAGCGCGGCGGTCAAAGCACGCTATCTGGATCAGTTCAAAACCAGCCTGGCCTCGCTCAATCTGGGCCTGGAGAATCGCCTCGGCGACAAGATGGGCCTGCTTTCCGGCGGCCAACGCCAGGCTGTCAGCCTGTTGATGGCCAGCCTGACACCCTCCGCCATCCTGCTGCTGGACGAACACACCGCCGCGCTGGACCCGAAAACCGCATCCTTCGTGTTGGACCTGACCACACAGATCATCGAAGAGCAAAAGCTCACCGCGCTGATGGTCACCCACAGCATGAAACAGGCGCTGGAAGTGGGCGACCGTACAGTGATGTTGCATCAGGGCCAGGTGGTATTCGATATCGCCGGCCAGGACCGGGAAGGACT
It encodes:
- a CDS encoding ABC transporter substrate-binding protein: MANKILRTLIGTALLAMAAIAPAMAQSDEQRVVAITQIVEHPALDAVYQGIRDELEAQGYNDGEQVRIMHESAQGNAAIASQIARKFVGEGPDVIVAIATPSAQTMAAAARQTPVVFSAVTDPVGAKLVKSLKAPGANITGVTDMLPIERHLDLLERVVPDAKRIGTVYNPGEANAVALVELLEERLQARDMELVKAAATKTSEVLGAARSLVGKADAIYLTTDNTVISAVEAVISVGERASIPVFAADTATVGRGAVAALGFDYYDHGRQTGAMVARILEGANPGDMNVESVDTLELFVNPAAAERMGITLSDDLISDAKKVVNSDK
- a CDS encoding ABC transporter permease, with protein sequence MLSNIAFYGAIETGLIYGLVAFGIYLSFRVLDFPDLTVDGSFPLGAAVAAVLIIEGVNPWLATGAAVIAGMGAGAVTALLNVKLNILNLLASILTMIALYSVNLRIMGRPNIALLTEETVLTPWYDLGLAYHQVPVLLFIIVVMVSLLLLWRFMKSETGLAMRATGANPRMARAQGIATGAMIVLGVAVSNGLVGLAGALFAQSQGAADVTMGVGVIVIGLASLIGGEAVLTPSSVLRALIACVIGAIVYRLAIALALNADFLGLQAQDLNLITAVLVTLAIVLPGVRTSVAARLTRKKA
- a CDS encoding ABC transporter ATP-binding protein, producing MITATDLTLTFGKGTPLENPALRGMSLTVNQGEFVTVIGSNGAGKSTFLNALAGEVMVDNGNIIVDNQDVTKLPTHKRSGRVARVFQDPLAGTCEGLTIEENLALAIKRGQRRGLSAAVKARYLDQFKTSLASLNLGLENRLGDKMGLLSGGQRQAVSLLMASLTPSAILLLDEHTAALDPKTASFVLDLTTQIIEEQKLTALMVTHSMKQALEVGDRTVMLHQGQVVFDIAGQDREGLEVKDLLELFEKQRGLEVDDDSLLLG